One genomic region from Conexibacter woesei DSM 14684 encodes:
- a CDS encoding oxidoreductase, with the protein MSPERYERLLAPLELKPGLTLRNRIVMTGHTDVLAANRAPSERQTAYLARRAEGGVGLLITGGAGVHPTSGAFEEMPDPNPSDPAVLDLFAHQVEAIKAHGSVVIGQLYHCGGQSATDYFTELPMWAPSEGRGMLSDLIAHAMTQREIAEVVESFVSGAVNYQRAGFDGVEIHGSHGYLIQQFISPLTNRRTDEYGGSLANRLRFAIEILAAVRAATGPDFVVGYRHCAVERMPGGFGLDEAVEVARRLDATGLIDYLSVSNGTHESYEELIPSVYVPQGKPAGYSERITAQVDVPVITVGRINHPRIGEELLASGAADLVGMLRALIADPDLPKRIEAGDLHGTRPCIGLNVCATRIHLNVPLRCGVNPRAALEDLPEPDVPGAGRRIAIVGGGPAGLEAAVTAAEQGAEVTLYEGGQRVGGMLLAASRFPVKAEFAGMVEFYEERIAEAGVDVRLRAEVDALEPLLDEHDAVVVATGARRDASPWHDRSLEPDLPYDGPLYRGSLAELAAHDVRGRRIVLVHSERNDHAALTLAHHLLTAGADLRIVSSFGSLTAAMDQPFEHFFSKLLAAHGTPVYAPAAVLPSSGNRVVIDHWGLRERIELDDVDWVVSSGRRRTSLPADARALFDAGRPVQMIGDCVAPRGLEQAIREGRGAALEAIAAVAVPANA; encoded by the coding sequence ATGTCACCTGAGCGCTATGAACGACTGCTGGCGCCGCTCGAGCTCAAGCCCGGCCTCACGCTGCGCAACCGCATCGTCATGACGGGCCACACCGACGTGCTCGCGGCGAACCGGGCGCCGTCGGAGCGGCAGACGGCGTACCTGGCGCGGCGCGCCGAGGGCGGCGTCGGGCTCCTCATCACCGGCGGCGCCGGCGTGCACCCGACCAGCGGCGCGTTCGAGGAGATGCCGGACCCGAACCCCAGCGACCCGGCGGTGCTCGATCTCTTCGCGCACCAGGTCGAGGCGATCAAGGCGCACGGCAGCGTCGTGATCGGTCAGCTCTACCACTGCGGCGGGCAGTCCGCGACCGACTACTTCACCGAGCTGCCGATGTGGGCGCCGTCCGAAGGCCGCGGGATGCTCTCCGACCTGATCGCGCATGCGATGACGCAGCGCGAGATCGCCGAGGTCGTCGAGTCGTTCGTGTCGGGCGCGGTCAACTACCAGCGCGCCGGCTTCGACGGCGTCGAGATCCACGGGAGCCACGGCTACCTGATCCAGCAGTTCATCTCGCCGCTGACGAACCGGCGCACCGACGAGTACGGGGGGTCGCTGGCGAACCGGCTGCGCTTCGCGATCGAGATCCTCGCGGCGGTGCGAGCCGCGACGGGCCCGGACTTCGTCGTCGGCTACCGCCATTGCGCGGTCGAGCGGATGCCCGGCGGCTTCGGTCTCGACGAGGCCGTCGAGGTCGCGCGCCGGCTCGACGCGACGGGCCTGATCGACTACCTCTCGGTCAGCAACGGCACGCACGAGTCCTACGAGGAGCTGATCCCGTCCGTCTACGTGCCGCAGGGCAAGCCGGCCGGCTACTCGGAGCGGATCACGGCGCAGGTCGACGTCCCCGTGATCACGGTCGGGCGGATCAACCACCCGCGCATCGGCGAGGAGCTGCTCGCGTCCGGCGCGGCCGACCTGGTCGGCATGCTGCGCGCGCTGATCGCCGACCCCGACTTGCCCAAGCGGATCGAGGCCGGCGACCTGCACGGGACGCGGCCGTGCATCGGGCTCAACGTCTGCGCCACGCGCATCCACCTCAACGTCCCGCTGCGCTGCGGCGTGAACCCGCGCGCCGCGCTGGAGGACCTGCCCGAGCCCGACGTCCCCGGCGCCGGTCGGCGGATCGCGATCGTCGGGGGCGGCCCGGCGGGCCTGGAGGCGGCTGTCACCGCGGCGGAGCAGGGCGCCGAGGTGACCCTGTACGAGGGCGGCCAGCGCGTCGGCGGCATGCTGCTGGCCGCCAGCCGCTTCCCGGTCAAGGCAGAGTTCGCCGGGATGGTCGAGTTCTACGAGGAGCGGATCGCGGAGGCGGGCGTCGACGTGCGGCTGCGCGCCGAGGTCGACGCGCTCGAGCCGCTGCTCGACGAGCACGACGCCGTCGTGGTCGCGACCGGCGCCCGGCGTGACGCCAGCCCCTGGCACGACCGCTCGCTCGAGCCCGACCTGCCGTACGACGGGCCGCTCTACCGCGGCAGCCTTGCCGAGCTGGCGGCGCACGACGTCCGCGGCCGCCGCATCGTGCTCGTGCACAGCGAGCGCAACGACCACGCCGCGCTGACGCTGGCGCATCATCTGCTGACGGCCGGCGCGGACCTCCGCATCGTCTCCAGCTTCGGGTCGCTGACGGCGGCGATGGACCAGCCGTTCGAGCACTTCTTCAGCAAGCTGCTGGCCGCGCACGGCACGCCCGTCTACGCGCCGGCGGCGGTGCTGCCGTCGAGCGGCAACCGCGTCGTGATCGACCACTGGGGGCTGCGTGAGCGGATCGAGCTGGACGACGTCGACTGGGTCGTCAGCTCGGGCCGCCGGCGCACGAGCCTGCCCGCCGACGCGCGCGCCCTGTTCGACGCCGGACGGCCGGTCCAGATGATCGGCGACTGCGTCGCGCCGCGCGGGCTCGAACAGGCGATCCGGGAGGGCCGCGGGGCGGCGCTCGAAGCGATCGCCGCGGTCGCGGTGCCCGCCAATGCCTGA
- a CDS encoding IclR family transcriptional regulator, with the protein MSTRQTSDAPAAAQGTVARTVRLIQCIAQTDDAVSVGQLTAQMDLPSSTVHRLLQLLKRDGIVESDPVARTYRVGPELHRLAALIVARSSTASLALPIMERVVAACGETCLLAVYDPDTRKTMFVEQVQSHHPLRFEVAGNVPLPPTWGSSGRVILAELPDDELQAVLADPQPSPVGGQQLGDPAEFAKELRKVRARGHDLTRGELLADSVGIAAPVFQRGRGVIGSLTIAIPSVRYQPAQRASLIQLVGDAADELSRLLGHERSA; encoded by the coding sequence ATGTCAACCAGGCAGACATCAGACGCGCCGGCGGCGGCGCAGGGCACGGTGGCGCGCACGGTGCGCCTGATCCAGTGCATCGCGCAGACGGACGACGCCGTGTCCGTGGGCCAGCTGACAGCGCAGATGGACCTGCCGTCGAGCACCGTCCACCGGCTGCTGCAGCTGCTGAAGCGCGACGGGATCGTCGAGTCGGACCCGGTCGCGCGCACCTATCGCGTCGGACCGGAGCTGCATCGCCTGGCAGCGCTGATCGTCGCTCGCAGCAGCACCGCGTCGCTCGCGCTGCCGATCATGGAGCGGGTCGTCGCGGCCTGTGGCGAGACCTGCCTGCTCGCCGTCTACGACCCCGACACCCGCAAGACGATGTTCGTCGAGCAGGTGCAGTCCCACCACCCCCTGCGCTTCGAGGTCGCCGGCAACGTGCCGCTGCCGCCGACATGGGGCAGCTCGGGTCGCGTGATCCTGGCCGAGCTGCCCGACGACGAGCTGCAGGCGGTGCTCGCGGATCCGCAGCCGTCGCCGGTCGGCGGGCAGCAGCTCGGAGATCCGGCGGAGTTCGCGAAGGAGCTGCGCAAGGTGCGCGCCCGCGGTCACGACCTGACCAGAGGCGAGCTGCTCGCCGACTCCGTCGGCATCGCCGCGCCGGTCTTCCAGCGCGGCCGCGGCGTGATCGGCAGCCTCACGATCGCGATCCCGAGCGTCCGCTACCAGCCCGCGCAGCGGGCGAGCCTGATCCAGCTCGTCGGCGACGCCGCCGACGAGCTGTCGAGGCTGCTGGGTCACGAGCGCTCGGCCTGA
- a CDS encoding hydroxymethylglutaryl-CoA lyase: protein MKPTSNDFQQPAGVEICEVGPRDGLQNHPTLLGVRDRIELVERLSRTGVPRLETTSFVNERRVPAMAGADEVAKGLARSPGLRRAALVLNERGYERLAAADLDEVHVAFAASEELNRRNQNASPAQSCAAALAIVERAHADGRSASVTIAAAFGCPFEGVVDPGVVLDYAARVIDGGADEVVFADTIGVGVPAQVRRLVAGGRACGGRVGVHLHNTRNTGYANAYAALEAGAQLLDASIGGLGGCPFSPGATGNIATEDLVYLLHGEGVSTGIDLDALIEVSIWLEGVLGTDLPGQLHRAGGFPPPVMTTASRGSKR from the coding sequence ATGAAGCCTACGTCCAACGATTTCCAACAACCCGCCGGCGTCGAGATCTGCGAGGTCGGCCCGCGCGACGGGCTCCAGAACCATCCGACGCTCCTCGGCGTTCGTGACCGCATCGAGCTGGTCGAGCGCCTCTCCCGCACCGGCGTGCCGCGGCTGGAGACGACCTCGTTCGTGAACGAGCGGCGCGTCCCGGCGATGGCAGGCGCCGACGAGGTGGCGAAGGGCCTCGCCCGCTCGCCCGGCCTCCGCCGCGCCGCGCTCGTGCTCAACGAGCGCGGCTACGAGCGGCTCGCCGCCGCGGACCTCGACGAGGTGCACGTCGCGTTCGCCGCGAGCGAGGAGCTCAACCGCCGCAACCAGAACGCCTCCCCCGCGCAGTCGTGCGCGGCCGCGCTCGCGATCGTCGAGCGCGCGCACGCGGACGGGCGCAGCGCCAGCGTCACGATCGCGGCGGCGTTCGGATGCCCGTTCGAGGGCGTCGTCGACCCGGGCGTCGTGCTCGACTACGCCGCCCGCGTGATCGACGGCGGCGCCGACGAGGTCGTCTTCGCCGACACGATCGGCGTCGGCGTGCCGGCGCAGGTCCGCCGGCTGGTGGCCGGCGGACGCGCATGCGGCGGGCGCGTCGGCGTGCACCTGCACAACACGCGCAACACCGGCTACGCGAACGCGTACGCCGCGCTCGAAGCGGGCGCGCAGCTGCTGGACGCCTCGATCGGCGGGCTCGGCGGCTGCCCATTCTCACCCGGCGCGACCGGCAACATCGCGACCGAGGACCTCGTGTACCTGCTGCACGGCGAAGGGGTCTCGACCGGGATCGACCTCGACGCGCTGATCGAGGTCTCGATCTGGCTCGAGGGCGTTCTCGGCACGGACCTGCCGGGCCAGCTGCACCGCGCCGGCGGCTTCCCGCCGCCGGTCATGACCACCGCAAGCAGAGGAAGCAAGAGATGA
- a CDS encoding GH116 family glycosyl hydrolase: protein MTDEPTNSRFAGDARRATALPLGGVGAGHVALHGDGSLRQWQLHGRPNHTAFAPGALFAVRACCIEPPADVRRVLQTAPPPAAADPAPCVDDDHVPDGLTDPLAVWPPMASSALSVAYPFARVAFDDPELPLAVELEAHTPFVPLDDADSGLPLVVFSARLRNSGTEQLHGWLLATLPNLIGWDGLTEFRDGRCSVLGGNVNRIVRDGERTAVVMDNPSLAEDDPRFGEMALSSTAPCVPLPRFADVADALRIAQTLKLLAPSQRGDFSPEAVRAAVRDHQPPPGPVGASPAGTTWGGGLALPFALAPGEETTIEVVHAWWLPNRLADFDQFGPERGLNRHRLWLGNAYAERHRGVLQVLGHHARERDELLAASRAWAQSTATATLPQPVRELLDVQASLIRSPTLMVTGDGRCYGFEGGLGASTTNWNGDWGGSCPLTCTHVYNYEQALSRLFPRLARTMREVELDHVLGDDGSLPHRVVLPLWLPQLHGVAIGGPAAPALDGMLGAVLKTYREARQGGGEAWLADRWDALVRLMDHVDRTWNSAGDGVLRGEQPCTYDIALHGPNLLIGGLWLAALRSMEEIALRLGVAGAAGYRVRFEQARGGYEKLFNGEYYAQPVTGEPHDFGDGCLSDQLLGQWWAHQLELGHLLDPERVRSALRAIVAHNLREGFGARVADEQPPGHRVFADGEDSGLVVCSWPRGGRPDVPLRYCDEVWSGVEYAVAAHCIDEGLEDEGLALVEAVRRRHDGTRRNPYNEIECGDHYARAMSGWSVLEALTGFRYDALARRIALRGRAGRFPFVAGTAWGTIAVGDAGDVELTVSRGELELDVVAVTDGTGSERTHAVGRRIGAGRSLALGEPGGAPTDGRA from the coding sequence GTGACCGACGAGCCGACCAACTCCCGCTTCGCGGGCGACGCGCGCCGCGCCACGGCGCTGCCGCTCGGCGGCGTCGGCGCGGGCCACGTCGCGCTGCACGGCGACGGCTCGCTGCGCCAGTGGCAGCTCCACGGCCGGCCGAATCACACCGCGTTCGCGCCCGGCGCGCTGTTCGCCGTGCGCGCCTGCTGCATCGAGCCGCCGGCCGACGTGCGCCGGGTCCTGCAGACCGCGCCGCCGCCGGCTGCCGCAGACCCCGCGCCGTGCGTGGACGACGACCACGTTCCGGACGGGCTGACCGATCCGCTCGCCGTCTGGCCGCCGATGGCGAGCAGCGCGCTGTCGGTCGCCTACCCGTTCGCGCGCGTGGCGTTCGACGACCCCGAGCTTCCGCTGGCGGTCGAGCTGGAGGCGCACACGCCGTTCGTCCCGTTGGACGACGCCGACAGCGGCCTGCCGCTCGTCGTCTTCAGTGCGCGGTTGCGCAACAGCGGCACGGAGCAGCTGCACGGCTGGCTGCTCGCGACGCTGCCGAACCTGATCGGCTGGGACGGGCTGACGGAGTTCCGCGACGGGCGCTGCAGCGTGCTCGGCGGCAACGTCAACCGGATCGTGCGCGATGGCGAGCGGACCGCGGTCGTGATGGACAACCCGTCGCTCGCGGAGGACGACCCGCGCTTCGGCGAGATGGCGCTGTCCTCGACGGCGCCGTGCGTCCCGCTGCCGCGCTTCGCCGATGTCGCCGACGCGCTGCGCATCGCGCAGACGCTGAAGCTGCTCGCGCCGAGCCAGCGGGGCGACTTCTCGCCGGAGGCGGTGCGCGCGGCGGTGCGCGACCACCAGCCGCCGCCGGGGCCGGTCGGCGCGAGCCCGGCCGGGACGACCTGGGGCGGCGGGCTCGCGCTGCCGTTCGCGCTGGCGCCCGGGGAGGAGACGACGATCGAGGTCGTGCACGCCTGGTGGTTGCCGAACCGGCTCGCGGACTTCGACCAGTTCGGCCCCGAGCGCGGCCTGAACCGCCACCGGCTGTGGCTCGGCAACGCCTACGCCGAGCGGCACCGCGGCGTGCTGCAAGTGCTCGGCCACCACGCGCGCGAACGCGACGAGCTGCTGGCGGCGTCGCGTGCGTGGGCGCAGTCGACCGCGACGGCCACGCTGCCGCAGCCGGTGCGGGAGCTGCTCGACGTGCAGGCGTCGCTGATCCGGTCGCCGACGCTGATGGTCACCGGCGACGGCCGCTGCTACGGCTTCGAGGGCGGCCTCGGCGCGTCGACGACGAACTGGAACGGCGACTGGGGCGGCTCCTGCCCGCTCACGTGCACGCACGTCTACAACTACGAGCAGGCGCTCTCGCGGCTGTTCCCCCGCTTGGCGCGGACGATGCGCGAGGTCGAGCTCGACCACGTCCTCGGCGACGACGGCTCGCTGCCGCACCGCGTCGTGCTGCCGCTGTGGCTGCCCCAGCTGCACGGGGTCGCGATCGGCGGGCCGGCTGCGCCGGCGCTCGACGGGATGCTCGGCGCGGTCCTGAAGACCTATCGCGAGGCGCGGCAGGGCGGCGGCGAAGCGTGGCTCGCCGACCGCTGGGACGCGCTGGTGCGGCTGATGGACCACGTCGACCGCACCTGGAACAGCGCGGGCGACGGCGTGCTGCGCGGCGAGCAGCCGTGCACGTACGACATCGCACTGCACGGACCGAATCTGCTCATCGGCGGCCTCTGGCTGGCGGCGCTGCGGTCGATGGAGGAGATCGCGCTGCGGCTCGGGGTCGCCGGCGCGGCCGGCTACCGCGTCCGCTTCGAGCAGGCGCGCGGCGGCTACGAGAAGCTGTTCAACGGCGAGTACTACGCGCAGCCGGTGACCGGCGAGCCGCACGACTTCGGCGACGGCTGCCTGTCGGACCAGCTGCTGGGCCAGTGGTGGGCGCACCAGCTGGAGCTCGGGCACCTGCTCGACCCCGAGCGCGTCCGCAGCGCGTTGCGCGCGATCGTCGCCCACAATCTGCGAGAGGGCTTCGGCGCGCGCGTCGCGGACGAGCAGCCGCCCGGCCACCGGGTCTTCGCCGACGGCGAGGACAGCGGGCTCGTCGTCTGCTCGTGGCCGCGCGGCGGCCGGCCGGACGTCCCGCTGCGGTACTGCGACGAGGTCTGGAGCGGCGTCGAGTACGCCGTCGCCGCGCACTGCATCGACGAGGGGCTGGAGGACGAGGGGCTGGCGCTGGTCGAGGCGGTTCGCCGCCGGCACGACGGCACGCGGCGCAACCCCTACAACGAGATCGAGTGCGGCGACCACTACGCCCGCGCGATGTCCGGCTGGTCTGTGCTGGAGGCGCTGACCGGCTTCCGCTACGACGCGCTCGCCCGCCGCATCGCCCTGCGCGGCCGCGCAGGGCGCTTCCCGTTCGTCGCCGGAACCGCCTGGGGCACGATCGCGGTCGGCGACGCGGGAGACGTCGAGCTGACGGTCTCGCGCGGCGAGCTGGAGCTGGACGTCGTCGCGGTCACCGACGGCACGGGGTCAGAGCGCACGCACGCTGTCGGCCGCCGCATCGGCGCCGGCCGGTCGCTGGCGCTCGGAGAGCCGGGCGGCGCGCCTACGGACGGGCGCGCATGA
- a CDS encoding NAD(P)H-dependent oxidoreductase, which translates to MSDVTPRAVVVLAHPEPDASFNAHLARLTARTLVERGYEVETSDLYATGFDPLEAPEHYAVRHDPDCFRPQTEQRHAADAGRAPDDVQAEIDKLDRADLLVLQYPMWWYQPPAILKGWLDRVLTYGGTYTSRMRYDRGRYRGRRALLSVTTGGPQETFAYNGRNGDIDLLLWPMCFSLYFVGYAVLPPFVAFGVESGVLYSDADAVRARLAGHEAALVERLRTIEATEPMAFSGWEDWDEDGRLIPGAPGHTQFMRARP; encoded by the coding sequence GTGAGCGACGTGACGCCACGCGCCGTCGTCGTCCTCGCGCACCCCGAGCCGGACGCGTCGTTCAACGCCCACCTCGCGCGGCTGACCGCACGCACGCTCGTGGAGCGCGGCTACGAGGTCGAGACGTCGGACCTCTACGCGACCGGCTTCGATCCGCTCGAAGCGCCGGAGCACTACGCCGTCCGCCACGACCCGGACTGCTTCCGGCCCCAGACCGAGCAGCGCCACGCCGCCGACGCGGGACGGGCGCCGGACGACGTGCAGGCGGAGATCGACAAGCTCGACCGCGCCGACCTTCTCGTGCTCCAGTACCCGATGTGGTGGTACCAGCCGCCGGCGATCCTGAAGGGCTGGCTGGACCGCGTCCTCACGTACGGCGGGACCTACACGAGCAGGATGCGCTACGACCGCGGGCGCTACCGTGGCCGCCGCGCGCTGCTGTCGGTGACGACCGGCGGGCCGCAGGAGACGTTCGCGTACAACGGCCGCAACGGCGACATCGACCTGCTGCTGTGGCCGATGTGCTTCTCGTTGTACTTCGTCGGCTACGCGGTGCTGCCGCCGTTCGTGGCGTTCGGCGTCGAGTCCGGCGTCCTCTACTCCGACGCCGACGCCGTGCGGGCGCGGCTTGCCGGACACGAGGCCGCGCTCGTCGAGCGGCTGAGGACGATCGAGGCGACCGAGCCGATGGCGTTCAGCGGCTGGGAGGACTGGGACGAGGACGGCCGCCTGATCCCGGGCGCGCCCGGCCACACGCAGTTCATGCGCGCCCGTCCGTAG
- a CDS encoding SDR family NAD(P)-dependent oxidoreductase, producing MSTESQKLEGKVAIITGAGQGIGLAIARRYAREGAKVVLADINAERVEAAADAIASEGYDALAVPTDVASSDEVDRLFDRTLETFDDVDIMVNNAAYTADAIRHVLEADEAWWDRMIDVNLKGHFLCSLRAARIMAPKRSGVIIATSSGGATKSHRGMVPYDASKGGIEALARALALDLAPYGIRVVTLVPGLIAPNRTDVPQELLDATDATVPLQRAGLPEDLAGPAVFLASDDAAYVTGAKLVVDGGVLAQQRSPQVERFPVSSFPVVPEREAA from the coding sequence ATGAGCACGGAGAGCCAGAAGCTCGAGGGCAAGGTCGCGATCATCACCGGGGCGGGCCAGGGGATCGGGTTGGCGATCGCGCGCCGCTACGCGCGGGAGGGCGCCAAGGTGGTGCTCGCCGACATCAACGCCGAGCGCGTGGAAGCCGCCGCGGACGCGATCGCGTCCGAGGGCTACGATGCGCTTGCCGTCCCGACCGACGTCGCCAGCAGCGACGAGGTCGACCGGCTCTTCGACAGGACGCTCGAGACGTTCGACGACGTCGACATCATGGTCAACAACGCCGCCTACACGGCCGATGCGATCCGCCACGTGCTGGAGGCCGACGAGGCATGGTGGGACCGCATGATCGACGTCAACCTCAAGGGCCACTTCCTCTGCTCGCTGCGGGCCGCGCGCATCATGGCGCCCAAGCGCTCCGGCGTGATCATCGCGACGTCGAGCGGCGGCGCGACGAAGTCACATCGCGGGATGGTGCCCTACGACGCGTCCAAGGGCGGGATCGAGGCGCTCGCGCGGGCGCTCGCGCTCGACCTCGCGCCGTACGGCATCCGCGTCGTCACGCTCGTCCCCGGGCTGATCGCACCGAACCGCACCGACGTGCCGCAGGAGCTGCTCGACGCCACCGACGCGACGGTGCCGCTCCAGCGCGCCGGCCTGCCCGAGGACCTCGCCGGTCCCGCCGTCTTCCTCGCATCCGACGACGCGGCGTACGTGACGGGCGCCAAGCTCGTGGTCGACGGCGGCGTGCTCGCGCAGCAGCGCTCGCCGCAGGTCGAGCGCTTCCCCGTCTCGAGCTTTCCGGTCGTTCCGGAGCGCGAAGCGGCGTGA
- a CDS encoding CaiB/BaiF CoA transferase family protein: MQLSDVKPTPGPLAGLRVLELGQLLAGPYAGRLLAEMGAEVLKIEAPERPDPLREWGHARYRGRSLWWPVQSRNKKFVTLNLREHRGQELMLELVQQSDVVLENFRPGTLERWNLGYEQLAAVNPGVVLCRVSGYGQTGPYAGRPGYASVAEAMGGLRYISGFPGEAPPRSAISLGDSLAGIFAAYGILLALYERQARGDGIGQVVDVSLVEACFALMEGALPEYDRLGIVREPNGTSLKGVAPSNIFRTRDGKWMIIAANQDTLFRRLADAMGRPELATDERFDTHLARGANQEELDGIIADWAEDYDAAALDALLDDGGVVCGPVYSIADIAADPQFAARDMLLRHDDPEFGEYVGPGVVPKLSRTPGGVRWSASWEHGEHNDEVYGGLLGLAAGVRGELRREGVI; this comes from the coding sequence ATGCAGCTTTCTGATGTCAAACCAACACCCGGCCCGCTCGCCGGCCTGCGCGTGCTCGAACTGGGGCAGCTCCTCGCGGGTCCGTACGCCGGGCGCCTGCTCGCCGAGATGGGCGCCGAGGTCCTGAAGATCGAGGCTCCGGAGCGCCCCGACCCGCTGCGCGAGTGGGGGCACGCCCGTTACAGGGGCCGCTCGCTGTGGTGGCCGGTCCAGTCGCGCAACAAGAAGTTCGTCACGCTCAACCTGCGTGAGCACCGCGGGCAGGAGCTGATGCTGGAGCTGGTGCAGCAGAGCGACGTCGTGCTCGAGAACTTCCGTCCCGGAACGCTCGAGCGCTGGAACCTCGGATACGAGCAGCTGGCCGCCGTCAACCCGGGGGTCGTCCTCTGCCGCGTCTCGGGCTACGGCCAGACCGGTCCCTACGCCGGCCGCCCGGGCTACGCGTCGGTCGCCGAGGCGATGGGCGGCCTGCGCTACATCTCCGGCTTCCCCGGCGAGGCGCCGCCGCGCTCGGCGATCTCGCTCGGCGACTCGCTCGCCGGCATCTTCGCCGCGTACGGGATCCTGCTCGCGCTGTACGAGCGCCAGGCGCGCGGCGACGGGATCGGTCAGGTGGTCGACGTCTCGCTGGTCGAGGCGTGCTTCGCGTTGATGGAGGGCGCCCTTCCGGAGTACGACCGGCTCGGGATCGTGCGCGAGCCGAACGGGACGAGCCTCAAGGGCGTCGCGCCGTCGAACATCTTCCGCACCCGCGACGGCAAGTGGATGATCATCGCCGCCAACCAGGACACGCTCTTCCGCCGGCTGGCGGACGCGATGGGGCGGCCGGAGCTGGCGACCGACGAGCGCTTCGACACGCACCTCGCGCGCGGCGCCAACCAGGAGGAGCTCGACGGGATCATCGCGGACTGGGCGGAGGACTACGACGCCGCGGCGCTCGACGCGCTGCTCGACGACGGCGGCGTCGTCTGCGGCCCGGTCTACAGCATCGCCGACATCGCCGCGGATCCGCAGTTCGCCGCGCGCGACATGCTCCTGCGCCACGACGACCCGGAGTTCGGCGAGTACGTCGGACCGGGCGTCGTGCCGAAGCTGTCGCGCACCCCCGGCGGCGTGCGCTGGTCCGCGTCATGGGAGCACGGCGAGCACAACGACGAGGTGTACGGGGGGCTGCTCGGCCTCGCGGCCGGCGTGCGCGGCGAGCTGCGTCGCGAGGGGGTGATCTGA
- a CDS encoding maleate cis-trans isomerase family protein: protein MPDAAAWRAKFATIVPSTNTVVEHDYNDIRPAGITFHAGRMHIADGSLGSDDDFEALLEQIRASLGVAIRDVLTCEPDYMVMGMSAETFWGGTAGNERFERRVREATGLDVTTGATACREALRRFGAERIAVISPYQPIADENVTRFFEESGFRVHAFKGLRCPSATAIAHVSERELVDVLRELDDPRVDAIVQVGTNLSMVRLADEAERWLGKRVLAINAATMWHALRANGYDDSFRRFGSLLREF, encoded by the coding sequence ATGCCTGACGCGGCCGCCTGGCGGGCGAAGTTCGCGACGATCGTCCCGTCGACGAACACCGTCGTCGAGCACGACTACAACGACATCCGGCCCGCGGGGATCACGTTCCACGCGGGGCGGATGCACATCGCCGACGGGTCGCTCGGCTCCGACGACGACTTCGAGGCGCTGCTGGAGCAGATCCGCGCCTCGCTCGGCGTGGCGATCCGCGACGTGCTCACGTGCGAGCCCGACTACATGGTCATGGGCATGTCCGCCGAGACGTTCTGGGGCGGCACGGCAGGCAACGAGCGCTTCGAGCGGCGCGTGCGGGAGGCGACCGGGCTCGACGTCACGACCGGCGCGACGGCCTGCCGCGAGGCGCTGCGGCGGTTCGGTGCGGAGCGGATCGCGGTGATCTCCCCGTACCAGCCGATCGCCGACGAGAACGTCACGCGCTTCTTCGAGGAGTCCGGCTTCCGCGTGCACGCGTTCAAGGGTCTGCGCTGCCCGTCGGCGACCGCGATCGCGCACGTCAGCGAGCGCGAGCTGGTCGACGTGCTGCGGGAGCTCGACGACCCGCGCGTCGACGCGATCGTCCAGGTCGGCACGAACCTGTCGATGGTGCGTCTCGCGGACGAGGCCGAGCGCTGGCTCGGCAAGCGCGTCCTGGCGATCAACGCGGCGACGATGTGGCACGCGCTGCGGGCGAACGGCTACGACGACTCGTTCCGCCGCTTCGGCTCGCTGCTGCGGGAGTTCTGA